From a region of the Salvelinus alpinus chromosome 2, SLU_Salpinus.1, whole genome shotgun sequence genome:
- the LOC139556985 gene encoding DNA-binding protein inhibitor ID-1-like gives MKVVGPTCALKSKVGGKDMVRCLSDQSLSISKCKIPLLDEQMTVFLQDMNSCYSKLKELVPTLPTNKKASKVEILQHVIDYIWDLQVELDEPENNRQQSSVPRTPLTTLNAELASITVENGCSDDRIMCR, from the exons ATGAAGGTTGTCGGACCTACCTGCGCACTGAAGAGCAAGGTTGGAGGCAAGGACATGGTGCGGTGCCTATCCGACCAGAGCCTTTCCATCTCCAAATGTAAGATCCCGCTGCTGGACGAGCAGATGACCGTGTTTCTGCAGGACATGAACAGCTGTTATAGCAAGCTGAAGGagctggtccccactctgcctaccaACAAGAAGGCCAGTAAGGTGGAGATCCTCCAACACGTCATTGACTACATCTGGGACCTGCAGGTCGAACTGGACGAGCCGGAAAATAACCGCCAGCAGAGCAGCGTGCCCCGCACACCTCTGACAACCCTGAACGCAGAGCTGGCCAGCATCACTGTCGAG AATGGATGCTCGGATGACAGAATCATGTGCCGCTAG